DNA from Algisphaera agarilytica:
ACGTTCGGTGTGCTGACATCGGCCGTGATGTTGGGGATGGCCCCGGTCTTGGCCAGGGTCTACGGCGAGCCCGAATTGGTCGGGCTGATCATGGTTCTGGCCCTGGCCGCACCGATCAACGGCGTCGCCTCGGTCGCCGATGCGAAGCTGCAGAGCCAGCTACGTTTCGGCCTGATCTCGCGGGTCGGGATGCTTCAAGCCATCCTCACCATGGGGCTGACCATCTTGTTCGCCTGGTTGGGTTTTGGGGCATACAGCTTCGTGATGCCCCAGCCGATTGCGGCACTCTTTAACCTAGTCTGCCTCTGGCGCGCCGCCGACGTTTCGGTGACGGGCAAGCCCCGCTTCAGTTGTTGGCGTTACCTGCTCAGCGACAGCTTGGTCATGCTGTTGGGCAGCGTGTTGATTGCCGTGATCGCTCAGGGCGACTACTTCATCCTGGGTCTGGTGCTGGACGCCACGGAGGTCGGCCTCTATTTCTTCGCTTTCAACTTGTCGATTCAGGTCATTACGTTGTTTAGCAGCCAGTTCACGCGCGTGCTGTTTCCGACCCTTGCATCGATCGACGATCCCTACCGCCAGACCGAGGTCTATCTGCGGGTCAGCCGGATGTTGACCCTGGCTGCGATGCCGTTTGCGGGCATGCAGATCCTGATCGCCGATCCGCTGATCCGCCTGATGTTTGATGAGCGTTGGTATCCCGCCATCACGATCTTTCAGGTGCTCAGCCTCGCGACCGTGTTCCGCGTGGTCAGCACCTCGGCGGGTAGCCTGCTTCAGGCGCAGGGCCGATTCAAATTTCGGCTCTACATCTTTTGTTGCTACACGCCGATCTTCCTGGCTGCGGTGTATCTCGGGACGGTCAGCCGTGGAGACGCGGTGGGGGCCGCGCTCGGCGTGTCGTCGTTCTACTCGGTGATCGGTTTCCTGCACGTCTGGCTGATCAGTCATAAATACGGCGGGACGTGGAAGGACATCGTGACGATTTATGCGGCGCCGCTAATCGCCACCGCCTTGTCGATGGGGATCGCGTGGTTGGCGATGGAGCAGCTGCCGGATGCGACCCCGATCGGCAAGATCGGCTGCATCGCCCTGGGGATCGCGTTGATGTTGCCGATCTACGTCTTGGTCGCCCGGCTGCTCGCACGAGAGATTTTTGACGAGATCATCCAGCGGCTGATGAAACTGGTGAAACGAAAACGCGGGTAAAACAGTCCCCGGTTTTTGCAATCGGTGTGACGCGGTGGAGTCGCGCGCTTGTTTTCTGATACACGGGTGAAACGTTAGTACTTCATGAGTTCTCGCGATTACGAGAGCCTCACTGGAGCCCATGTTTGGGTGATTTCGTTTTACGCAACGCTAGGGCGAAAGCCCCGCGGCTGCGGTGAGTGAATTGAAAGAAACGGTCGGCACTATTGCCG
Protein-coding regions in this window:
- a CDS encoding oligosaccharide flippase family protein, with amino-acid sequence MAQTQSNNLGQRAAQALAWTLLLTLFSKVISLGGQVVLAWLLAPRAFGLIGLAYTLTAFTALLQRAGIREVLVHRHRRFHLWATPGFWMSLTFGVLTSAVMLGMAPVLARVYGEPELVGLIMVLALAAPINGVASVADAKLQSQLRFGLISRVGMLQAILTMGLTILFAWLGFGAYSFVMPQPIAALFNLVCLWRAADVSVTGKPRFSCWRYLLSDSLVMLLGSVLIAVIAQGDYFILGLVLDATEVGLYFFAFNLSIQVITLFSSQFTRVLFPTLASIDDPYRQTEVYLRVSRMLTLAAMPFAGMQILIADPLIRLMFDERWYPAITIFQVLSLATVFRVVSTSAGSLLQAQGRFKFRLYIFCCYTPIFLAAVYLGTVSRGDAVGAALGVSSFYSVIGFLHVWLISHKYGGTWKDIVTIYAAPLIATALSMGIAWLAMEQLPDATPIGKIGCIALGIALMLPIYVLVARLLAREIFDEIIQRLMKLVKRKRG